The Humulus lupulus chromosome 4, drHumLupu1.1, whole genome shotgun sequence genome has a window encoding:
- the LOC133832821 gene encoding uncharacterized protein LOC133832821, giving the protein MWLNISLDLKMVIRRILSSQLKIFLDEKLLVVRQVSMPLYANFVNYLVSGRTPPDLKGQQLKKFFHDVKFYYWDEPFLYQKCSYQVLRHCVPEEEVQSILEHCHSAPYGGHFHARNEMPLNIILEVLFDVWGIDFMGPFPLSFRNLYILVVVDYVSKWVEVIASPTNVAKVVMKFLHKNVFTQFGTPRALISDEGPHFFKKISNREIKGILENVVNPNIKYWSQRLDDALWACRTAFKTPLGMSPYHLVFGKAFHFPVELEHRAYWATKKLNMDLQATGEARKLQLNELEEMRLFSYKNSKLYKEKTKRWHDKRIQP; this is encoded by the exons ATGTGGCTGAACATCTCTCTAGACTTGAAGATGGTAATAAGGAGAATTTTGAGCAGCCAATTAAAGATATTTCTTGATGAGAAACTCTTGGTGGTGAGACAAGTTTCAATGCCATTGTATGCtaattttgtgaattatttggtgaGTGGGAGAACTCCACCTGATTTGAAGGGACAACAACTTAAGAAGTTCTTTCATGATGTGAAGTTTTATTATTGGGACGAACCATTTCTTTATCAAAAATGTTCATATCAAGTGTTGAGGCATTGTGTTCCAGAAGAGGAGGTTCAAAGCATTCTTGAGCATTGTCATTCAGCTCCTTATGGAGGGCATTTTCATG CAAGAAATGAGATGCCATTGAATATCATCCTTGAAGTGttgtttgatgtttggggcattgacttcATGGGACCTTTCCCTCTTTCTTTTAGGAACTTGTACATTTTGGTGGTTGTAGATTATGTATCGAAATGGGTTGAAGTGATAGCAAGTCCCACCAATGTTGCTAAGGTGGTAATGAAGTTTTTGCATAAGAATGTGTTCACTCAATTTGGTACTCCAAGAGCTCTTATTAGTGATGAGGGTCCCCACTTTTTCAAAAAAATCTCCAATAGAGAAATCAAGGGAATTCTAGAAAATGTGGTGAATCCTAATATAAAATATTGGTCTCAAAGATTGGATGATGCTCTTTGGGCCTGTAGAACGGCGTTCAAAACCCCTTTGGGCATGTCACCTTATCATTTGGTATTTGGGAAAGCTTTCCattttcctgttgagttagaGCATAGGGCATATTGGGCCACCAAGAAGTTAAATATGGATCTCCAAGCTACTGGAGAAGCTCGAAAGTTGCAATTGAATGAGCTTGAGGAGATGAGATTATTCTCCTATAAAAATTCTAAGCTTTATAAGGAGAAAACCAAGAGGTGGCATGACAAGAGGATTCAACCTTGA